Proteins encoded in a region of the Planktothrix tepida PCC 9214 genome:
- a CDS encoding HNH endonuclease — protein sequence MSKAYVSAALKRLVCNRANFACEYCLMPEISVFVPHEIDHIIAEKHGGQTNENNLALACTICNKYKGSDLASIDPMNGEIVRLYHPRRDRWREHFKLEKGEIIPLTAIARVTVKLLQINRPERVEERRLLSQANILDIPEF from the coding sequence ATGAGTAAGGCTTATGTTTCTGCTGCTCTCAAACGCTTGGTTTGTAATCGCGCTAATTTTGCTTGTGAGTATTGTTTGATGCCAGAAATTTCTGTTTTTGTACCCCATGAAATCGATCATATTATTGCAGAAAAGCACGGCGGACAAACGAACGAAAATAATTTGGCGTTGGCTTGTACAATCTGCAACAAATATAAAGGAAGCGATCTGGCTTCAATCGATCCCATGAATGGGGAAATTGTGAGATTGTATCATCCTCGTCGTGATCGCTGGCGGGAGCATTTTAAATTAGAAAAAGGCGAAATTATCCCGTTAACTGCGATTGCACGAGTGACCGTAAAATTGTTACAGATAAATCGTCCAGAGCGAGTTGAGGAACGAAGGTTACTATCACAAGCAAATATTTTGGATATTCCAGAATTCTAA
- a CDS encoding helix-turn-helix domain-containing protein, with protein sequence MTLTIDKTVYSNLLAEVTPQVIETEEEYDRILAIVERLTFAKTRTPEERALLKLLVQLVETYESEQYPIDESTPYEILQHLMEMSGTCESDLVGAIGSSDVVSEVVNGKRSISKVQAKALADYFQVSINLFI encoded by the coding sequence ATGACCCTTACTATTGATAAAACTGTTTATAGCAATCTGTTAGCTGAAGTCACTCCTCAAGTGATTGAAACGGAGGAGGAGTATGATCGTATTTTAGCCATTGTTGAACGATTAACCTTTGCTAAAACTCGCACCCCTGAAGAACGAGCGTTATTAAAATTGCTGGTTCAGTTAGTTGAAACCTACGAATCAGAACAGTATCCCATCGATGAGTCTACACCCTACGAGATCTTACAACATTTGATGGAAATGAGTGGAACTTGTGAAAGCGATTTAGTTGGTGCTATTGGCTCAAGTGATGTTGTCTCTGAAGTTGTTAATGGTAAACGTTCTATTAGTAAGGTGCAAGCAAAAGCACTGGCTGATTATTTTCAAGTTTCGATCAACTTATTTATTTAG
- a CDS encoding type II toxin-antitoxin system HigB family toxin has protein sequence MFHLISIRNLRTDTAKYPDVKKQIDDWYAVVKKANWKNLEDVRKIYRDAEAVSNFTVFNIKGNNYRLIVGIDYEEQIVYYKYFLTHAEYDKGKWKNDPYY, from the coding sequence ATGTTCCATTTAATCTCAATACGGAATCTGCGTACTGATACTGCAAAATATCCTGATGTGAAAAAGCAGATTGATGATTGGTATGCAGTTGTCAAAAAAGCCAATTGGAAGAACTTAGAAGATGTTCGTAAAATTTACCGAGATGCTGAAGCCGTGAGTAATTTTACTGTATTTAACATCAAAGGTAACAATTATCGATTAATTGTAGGTATCGACTACGAAGAACAGATCGTTTACTACAAATATTTTCTGACTCATGCCGAATATGACAAAGGCAAGTGGAAAAATGACCCTTACTATTGA
- a CDS encoding type II toxin-antitoxin system VapC family toxin, whose product MKQILIDTDILIDVFRGIEPAINRLQDESHTALLSISVVTEMELMVGCRNKSEQQKLTVFLNNYVILKINESISDQAVELLRQYRLSHGLLIPDALIAATAISFNIPLLTKNQSDYRFITEVNLLPYP is encoded by the coding sequence ATGAAGCAAATTTTAATTGATACAGATATCTTAATTGATGTATTTCGGGGAATTGAACCCGCTATTAATCGACTTCAAGATGAATCCCACACAGCCTTGTTGTCAATTAGTGTGGTGACAGAGATGGAATTAATGGTCGGTTGTCGCAATAAATCTGAACAGCAAAAATTAACTGTTTTTTTAAACAACTATGTAATTCTTAAAATTAATGAATCTATTTCGGATCAAGCTGTTGAACTATTGAGGCAATACCGCCTCAGTCATGGTTTATTAATTCCTGATGCGTTAATAGCTGCGACAGCCATTAGTTTTAATATCCCTCTCCTCACTAAAAATCAGAGTGATTATCGTTTTATTACAGAAGTAAATTTGTTACCTTATCCTTAA